The following are from one region of the Acidimicrobiia bacterium genome:
- a CDS encoding SDR family oxidoreductase yields MSESSASLETARTGFQEIGGSKAVGRVRQPAEDDEAVRHEHKRAFITGAGSGIGRETALRLSREGASILATDIDLDSANETVRLIEGEGGAALAARVDVRERSEITAAVDLARDAWGAMHLLVNNAGLVTKHSLADLTEEAWDLVVDVNLKGQFLVAQEVSKLIAESGGGAIVNLSTVEALVVVTSESTSQPHYNASKGGVPMLTKALAVELAAANIRVNCVAPGPVATDFFDYEAVTSPEAFEFMKQRLLVQRVGLPSDIASAISWLLSEESSFVDGIQLIVDGGWTTR; encoded by the coding sequence ATGAGTGAATCGAGTGCCTCACTGGAGACCGCGCGTACCGGGTTCCAGGAGATCGGGGGCTCCAAGGCTGTGGGTAGAGTTCGTCAGCCAGCGGAGGACGACGAGGCTGTGAGACACGAGCACAAGCGGGCCTTCATCACCGGGGCTGGATCCGGTATCGGGCGAGAGACGGCCCTCCGGCTGTCGCGGGAAGGGGCGTCGATCCTCGCAACCGACATCGACCTCGATTCCGCGAACGAAACCGTCCGGCTGATCGAGGGCGAGGGTGGTGCTGCGCTCGCGGCGCGCGTGGATGTGCGCGAACGAAGCGAGATCACCGCAGCGGTCGATCTCGCGAGGGATGCGTGGGGTGCCATGCATCTCCTCGTCAACAACGCCGGTCTCGTCACGAAGCATTCGCTTGCTGATCTGACCGAAGAAGCATGGGATCTCGTCGTGGATGTGAACCTGAAAGGTCAGTTCCTCGTGGCACAAGAGGTCTCGAAGCTCATCGCCGAGTCAGGCGGTGGCGCGATCGTGAACCTCTCGACCGTGGAAGCACTGGTGGTGGTGACGAGTGAATCGACCTCCCAGCCGCACTACAACGCAAGCAAGGGCGGGGTCCCGATGCTCACGAAGGCCCTCGCGGTCGAGCTTGCCGCCGCGAACATCCGGGTCAACTGTGTTGCGCCTGGTCCCGTGGCCACGGACTTCTTCGACTATGAGGCCGTGACGAGCCCCGAGGCGTTCGAGTTCATGAAACAGCGGCTCCTTGTTCAGCGAGTGGGGCTGCCGAGCGACATCGCATCGGCGATTTCGTGGCTCCTGTCCGAAGAGTCTTCCTTCGTCGATGGGATTCAGCTGATCGTCGACGGCGGCTGGACGACTCGATGA
- a CDS encoding glutamine synthetase family protein, with translation MSGHILEPSQLEGTGIQTVIIASPDLTGRLIGRRVPTRRFEQVLEDGVDVCTCVFAWDVKQGLELIEANVLPLCGLHNGVPDVTLRVDPDSLRRAAWLDGVAICFADPVDAETGEPLALSPRVMLKRELARHTELGYAPKTGTELEFYLFANDARALRDDGFANLRPTTAVSSDFMIHEGNAYEPFFQKLRRDLADSGVEVEAAQAELGTGQWEMTFAYGDPLEMADRHSLYKLAVRDAAIASGMSATFMAKPLRDQPGSSCHVHVSYQSLDGDELFWDGEGEHDMSALMREAIGGVLEEAPGFMAWYAPTINSWRRSNSMDAAGWGRTWGFDNRTVTVRVVGHEPKRLRFEFRLPGADTNPYLTLAGLLASARSGIVSHRGLPAPVAGNAYEAPRDDQMPVSLSDAIVAFEASTLAAEAFGTDVVHHHATVLRHEWSVFLSEVSVWDLERYFDRI, from the coding sequence ATGAGCGGCCACATCCTCGAACCGTCGCAGCTCGAAGGGACCGGCATCCAAACGGTGATCATCGCGTCGCCCGACCTCACAGGCCGCTTGATCGGTCGACGGGTTCCGACGCGCCGGTTCGAGCAGGTGCTCGAAGATGGCGTGGATGTCTGCACCTGCGTGTTTGCCTGGGATGTGAAACAGGGGCTGGAACTCATCGAGGCCAATGTGTTGCCCCTGTGCGGTCTGCACAACGGCGTGCCCGATGTCACGCTGCGCGTCGACCCCGACTCGTTGCGGAGAGCCGCGTGGCTCGACGGTGTTGCGATCTGCTTCGCTGATCCGGTCGATGCGGAGACAGGTGAACCGTTGGCGCTGTCGCCCCGTGTCATGCTCAAGAGAGAGCTTGCTCGCCACACCGAGCTCGGGTACGCACCGAAGACCGGGACCGAGCTCGAGTTCTACCTGTTCGCCAACGATGCCCGCGCATTACGCGACGACGGGTTTGCGAACCTGCGACCGACGACCGCCGTCTCCTCCGACTTCATGATCCATGAAGGAAACGCCTACGAACCGTTCTTCCAGAAGCTGCGCCGCGACCTCGCAGACAGCGGAGTCGAGGTCGAGGCTGCCCAGGCCGAACTCGGCACCGGACAGTGGGAGATGACATTCGCCTACGGGGATCCACTCGAGATGGCCGATCGGCACAGCCTCTACAAACTCGCGGTCCGCGATGCCGCGATCGCGTCCGGGATGTCAGCGACCTTCATGGCAAAGCCGCTGAGGGATCAGCCCGGATCGTCGTGCCATGTCCATGTGTCCTACCAGTCGCTCGATGGCGACGAGCTGTTCTGGGATGGTGAAGGCGAACACGACATGAGCGCCTTGATGCGCGAAGCGATCGGCGGCGTCTTGGAGGAGGCGCCGGGTTTCATGGCGTGGTATGCCCCAACGATCAACTCGTGGCGGCGGTCCAACTCGATGGATGCAGCAGGTTGGGGCCGCACATGGGGCTTCGACAATCGCACGGTGACCGTCCGCGTCGTCGGCCACGAACCGAAGCGCTTACGATTCGAGTTCCGGCTCCCCGGAGCGGACACCAACCCGTACCTCACCCTCGCGGGTCTGCTGGCGTCCGCCCGTTCGGGGATCGTTTCGCACCGCGGGTTGCCAGCGCCGGTGGCAGGGAACGCCTACGAAGCGCCGCGAGATGATCAGATGCCGGTGTCGCTCAGCGATGCGATTGTGGCATTCGAGGCCTCGACCCTTGCCGCAGAAGCGTTCGGCACCGATGTGGTCCATCACCATGCCACGGTCCTGCGGCACGAATGGTCGGTGTTCCTCTCCGAGGTCTCCGTGTGGGATCTTGAGCGGTACTTCGACCGGATCTGA
- a CDS encoding aldehyde dehydrogenase family protein, with amino-acid sequence MSFPDLYTWIAGSPEPSEIELEDDLFDPNTSSPIQRLRSSSEMQVDRAIEAAARAHASGVWRRSGVADRAAVLDAFANELEGVVDDVARLDSLNSGVPITVTRILAASLPGTVRAAAELAKAVGDVQALPADGRTVRLRKEPWGPAALILPWNAPSAMATKKLAFCLAAGATAVVKPSPASPWSAQLIVEAAAQAGLPSGVVNLVLGGRAIGERLVGDPRIHAISMTGSTPNGKAIAARAGANLTRLQLELGSNNPAIVRADADIEATAASVASGTMKLSGQWCEAPRRVLADRSILPNFVETLIDILGGMRLGSSLDDDTEIGPVAFEARRDELVSQRDALVAAGAKAVGTSPIPDAGWFVSPTVIVGDAIDLSGELFGPMVTVQPTDDDRQAVRLANQGSCGLAGYVYSRDLDAALTIGARLVAGEVKVNGSSVLDLAPGAVQSFFSDSGVGGHGDANLLEFFRGTQVVGVEAPGLPI; translated from the coding sequence GTGTCGTTTCCTGATCTGTACACCTGGATTGCCGGCTCGCCGGAACCGAGCGAGATCGAGTTGGAGGACGATCTCTTCGATCCGAACACCTCGTCGCCGATACAGCGCCTCAGGTCGTCATCGGAGATGCAGGTGGACCGGGCGATCGAGGCGGCGGCGCGGGCGCACGCATCGGGTGTATGGCGTCGAAGCGGCGTGGCCGACCGGGCAGCCGTGCTCGACGCGTTCGCGAACGAGCTTGAGGGGGTCGTCGACGATGTGGCCCGCTTGGACTCCCTCAACAGCGGCGTCCCGATCACGGTCACAAGGATCCTCGCGGCATCGCTCCCCGGTACGGTCCGCGCAGCAGCCGAGCTGGCGAAGGCTGTGGGGGATGTGCAGGCCCTCCCTGCGGATGGACGCACCGTGCGGCTCCGCAAGGAGCCGTGGGGGCCCGCCGCACTGATCCTTCCGTGGAACGCTCCGTCGGCGATGGCGACCAAGAAACTCGCGTTCTGCCTCGCCGCTGGTGCGACCGCAGTCGTGAAGCCGTCCCCGGCGTCGCCGTGGAGCGCACAGCTGATCGTCGAAGCGGCTGCACAAGCGGGACTGCCGTCCGGAGTCGTGAACCTCGTGCTCGGGGGTCGGGCAATCGGCGAGCGGCTCGTCGGTGATCCCCGGATTCACGCGATCTCGATGACCGGTTCGACCCCAAACGGCAAGGCGATCGCCGCGAGGGCCGGAGCGAACCTGACGAGGCTGCAGCTCGAGCTCGGATCCAACAACCCGGCGATCGTCCGAGCGGATGCCGATATCGAGGCGACCGCCGCGAGTGTGGCGTCGGGTACGATGAAGCTCTCGGGTCAATGGTGCGAGGCGCCGCGCCGCGTGCTTGCGGATCGCAGCATTCTTCCGAACTTCGTCGAAACCCTTATCGACATCCTTGGCGGCATGCGTCTCGGCTCGAGTCTCGACGACGACACCGAGATCGGCCCGGTGGCGTTCGAGGCAAGGAGGGACGAACTGGTGTCCCAACGCGACGCGCTGGTCGCAGCCGGTGCAAAGGCAGTCGGGACGAGCCCGATACCGGACGCCGGATGGTTCGTGTCGCCGACCGTGATCGTTGGCGACGCCATTGACCTGTCCGGGGAGCTGTTCGGCCCGATGGTGACGGTGCAGCCGACCGACGACGATCGACAAGCCGTTCGTCTTGCCAATCAGGGCAGCTGCGGGCTCGCTGGGTATGTGTACTCACGGGATCTCGACGCGGCGCTCACGATCGGGGCTCGTCTTGTCGCCGGTGAGGTGAAGGTCAACGGTTCGAGCGTGCTCGACCTCGCCCCCGGTGCGGTGCAGAGCTTCTTTTCGGACAGCGGGGTCGGCGGCCACGGCGATGCGAACCTCCTCGAGTTCTTTCGCGGCACGCAAGTTGTCGGTGTGGAAGCCCCCGGACTCCCCATCTGA
- a CDS encoding glutamine amidotransferase, with protein MCGIAGRILGEPGPVGADLVDLMQAQRHRGADSTGFALYGEPLASGYRVAVFIEDRSDADSTIDQFTQIVARHGSELVEAPILNDAATRHGAIRFVISEPEDPIEEWTKACDAIAGTEILSVGRSLEIVKDEGDADQVADRHGVRDFIGTHGLGHARLATESSVSPIASHPFWARPFPDVAIVHNGQLTNYFLWRRRLQREGYRFSTENDSELIAVWISDQMESGASLSESLRASVTALDGVFTFLLSTADEIGMAKDRLAIKPIVAVESNGETAMATEEQAIRHIYGVDVEPINCDGPGLVRVWPIKTGVGVS; from the coding sequence GTGTGTGGAATTGCTGGTCGCATTCTTGGTGAACCCGGACCGGTTGGAGCCGACCTCGTCGACTTGATGCAGGCTCAGCGCCACCGCGGCGCCGATTCCACCGGTTTCGCCCTCTACGGAGAGCCCCTCGCTTCGGGCTACCGCGTTGCGGTTTTCATTGAGGATCGGTCGGATGCCGACTCCACGATCGACCAGTTCACGCAGATCGTCGCTCGGCACGGGTCCGAGCTCGTTGAGGCTCCGATACTCAACGACGCGGCGACGCGTCACGGCGCGATTCGTTTTGTGATCTCCGAACCAGAAGATCCGATCGAGGAATGGACGAAGGCATGTGATGCCATCGCAGGCACCGAGATCCTCTCGGTTGGCCGCTCGCTCGAGATCGTCAAGGACGAGGGCGACGCCGACCAGGTGGCCGACCGGCACGGCGTCCGTGACTTCATCGGTACCCATGGGCTCGGCCACGCACGGCTCGCCACCGAGTCGTCGGTCTCGCCGATCGCGAGTCACCCGTTCTGGGCGAGGCCGTTCCCCGATGTCGCCATCGTCCACAATGGACAACTCACCAACTACTTCCTGTGGCGGAGGCGGCTCCAGCGCGAGGGCTATCGCTTCTCGACGGAGAACGACTCGGAGCTGATCGCGGTGTGGATCTCGGATCAGATGGAATCAGGAGCGTCGCTTTCCGAGTCGCTGAGGGCCAGCGTGACGGCCCTCGACGGTGTTTTCACCTTTCTGCTGTCCACCGCAGACGAAATCGGCATGGCGAAGGACCGCCTCGCCATCAAGCCGATCGTCGCCGTGGAGTCCAACGGTGAGACGGCGATGGCAACCGAAGAGCAGGCGATCCGGCACATCTACGGCGTCGATGTCGAACCGATCAACTGTGACGGGCCCGGTCTCGTGCGGGTCTGGCCGATCAAGACGGGGGTGGGTGTGTCATGA
- a CDS encoding FMN-binding glutamate synthase family protein — translation MADDLKYSVEDLVALRDGADPAHPAGSIASYDRGESPRWTPETIAEIQAKAQLGRYAIRGFSTFHRNLPSLDDLVFVPATLTRLPLEGYREDCDAVTVLGNRPGLVERPIELAIPIYIASMSFGALSASAKAALGKGASKVGTMTCTGEGGMLAEEREASDKLVYQMTPSRYGLDLDHLRRADAIEIAVGQGAKPGTGGVLLGMKVSDRVANMRTLPPGVDQRSTVRHPDFLGADDLQVKIEELREAVDYQVPIFLKMGATRPRYDVAIAAKAGVDVIVLDGMEGGTNAAPEILLDHTGVPTISAIRAAREALEDCGMADEVSLVAAGGIRSGIDAAKALALGADAVMIGTAANIALGCNSPRYVDDYEAMGTSPGRCHHCHTGLCPVGIQTQNPELEQRMDVDAGAERVARFLTAMTMEITLIAKACGKSSVHNLEPEDLRALTLEASAFTGVALAGIDRPFTW, via the coding sequence ATGGCTGATGATCTGAAGTACTCCGTGGAAGACCTTGTGGCGCTGAGGGACGGGGCAGATCCCGCCCACCCTGCGGGAAGCATCGCGTCGTACGACCGCGGCGAGTCCCCACGCTGGACCCCTGAGACGATCGCAGAGATCCAGGCAAAGGCACAACTCGGGCGCTACGCCATCCGGGGGTTCTCGACCTTTCACCGCAACTTGCCGTCGCTCGACGATCTCGTCTTCGTACCCGCAACCCTCACGCGCCTCCCGCTCGAGGGCTATCGGGAGGATTGCGATGCGGTCACCGTCCTCGGTAACCGGCCCGGCCTCGTCGAGCGGCCCATCGAACTCGCCATTCCGATCTACATCGCATCGATGTCGTTCGGGGCGCTTTCGGCATCGGCGAAAGCAGCGCTTGGCAAGGGAGCGTCGAAGGTTGGGACGATGACCTGTACCGGCGAGGGGGGCATGCTGGCCGAGGAGCGCGAGGCATCGGACAAGCTCGTGTACCAGATGACCCCGTCACGGTACGGGCTCGATCTCGACCACCTGAGGCGAGCGGACGCCATCGAGATCGCCGTCGGTCAGGGCGCCAAACCGGGAACGGGTGGCGTGCTGCTCGGCATGAAGGTTTCGGATCGTGTGGCGAACATGCGCACCCTCCCGCCGGGCGTCGATCAGCGTTCGACCGTGCGTCATCCCGACTTCCTCGGTGCGGACGACCTTCAGGTCAAGATCGAGGAGCTGCGCGAGGCGGTCGATTACCAGGTCCCCATCTTTCTCAAGATGGGCGCGACCCGTCCCCGGTACGATGTGGCGATCGCTGCGAAGGCAGGTGTGGATGTCATCGTGCTCGACGGTATGGAGGGTGGAACGAACGCGGCTCCCGAGATCCTCCTCGACCACACCGGTGTCCCGACGATCTCGGCCATTCGAGCTGCGCGAGAAGCGCTCGAGGACTGCGGCATGGCCGACGAAGTGAGCCTCGTCGCCGCAGGCGGGATCCGTTCGGGAATCGACGCCGCCAAGGCACTCGCGCTCGGAGCCGACGCGGTGATGATCGGGACGGCTGCGAACATCGCCCTCGGATGCAACTCGCCTCGCTATGTGGACGACTACGAGGCCATGGGAACCTCCCCGGGAAGGTGCCACCATTGCCACACCGGACTGTGTCCGGTCGGGATCCAGACCCAGAACCCCGAGTTGGAACAGCGCATGGATGTAGACGCCGGGGCCGAGCGGGTGGCGCGGTTCCTCACGGCGATGACGATGGAGATCACCCTGATTGCAAAGGCGTGCGGCAAATCGAGTGTCCACAACCTCGAACCGGAGGATCTCCGGGCCCTGACCTTGGAGGCATCGGCCTTCACCGGGGTAGCCCTTGCCGGAATCGATCGACCCTTCACATGGTAA
- a CDS encoding glutamine synthetase family protein, producing the protein MTDQLLPGTHTVVLALGDLCGILRGKRMHASQWDGVAEHGMAMAGAIFVFDMTCDIWDTPFANMDNGYPDIYVTPIPGTLRPVPWADGTMLAIGAATQEGGAPVPVDPRRALEGVIGKFDDHGYQAKIGVEFEFYLLDPETRTPVDNGVQVYGVARGAQFEHVLGPIRNQCTEFGIPIEVSNPEYSSGQFEVNIRYGDALTAVDNAVLFRNAVKEIAAQHGFLATFMAKPFTAESGNGLHIHQSLWQGDTNIFADGNHLSDIGRCYVGGLRKHMVEFTLFGAPTPNSYKRRTPYSFCPANNSWGGDNRTVGIRVIEGRPSAVRVEQRDASAEANPYMVVAGQLAAGLRGIEEELDPGPRNDGDAYAEAEADALPTSIPEAVEALRGSEFAAEVFDAQLLEVVIQMAEREEGFLRANVTDFERDRYLEVY; encoded by the coding sequence ATGACCGACCAACTCCTACCCGGCACGCACACGGTGGTTCTCGCCCTCGGGGACCTGTGCGGCATTCTCCGAGGCAAACGAATGCATGCATCCCAGTGGGACGGGGTCGCCGAACACGGCATGGCCATGGCTGGCGCCATCTTCGTCTTCGATATGACCTGCGATATCTGGGACACGCCGTTTGCCAACATGGACAACGGCTATCCGGACATCTATGTCACCCCGATTCCCGGGACCCTGCGTCCCGTACCGTGGGCAGATGGCACGATGCTCGCGATCGGTGCAGCCACCCAGGAGGGCGGAGCGCCGGTGCCCGTCGATCCACGCAGAGCCCTCGAAGGCGTAATCGGCAAGTTCGACGATCATGGCTATCAAGCCAAGATCGGTGTCGAGTTCGAGTTCTACCTCCTCGATCCCGAGACAAGGACACCGGTCGACAACGGAGTCCAGGTCTATGGCGTTGCGCGGGGTGCCCAGTTCGAGCATGTCCTCGGCCCGATCCGGAACCAATGCACCGAGTTCGGAATCCCGATCGAAGTGTCCAACCCCGAGTACTCATCCGGCCAGTTCGAGGTGAACATCCGCTACGGCGACGCGCTGACCGCGGTCGACAATGCAGTCCTGTTCCGCAACGCTGTCAAGGAGATCGCGGCGCAACACGGTTTTCTCGCAACCTTCATGGCGAAGCCGTTCACGGCTGAATCCGGAAATGGCCTCCACATCCACCAGTCGTTGTGGCAGGGCGATACGAACATCTTCGCCGACGGGAACCATCTCTCGGACATCGGACGGTGCTATGTCGGGGGGTTGCGCAAGCACATGGTGGAGTTCACGCTCTTCGGTGCACCGACGCCGAACAGTTACAAACGGCGAACTCCGTATTCGTTCTGCCCTGCGAACAACTCGTGGGGAGGGGACAACCGGACCGTCGGCATCAGGGTCATCGAGGGGCGTCCGTCAGCCGTGAGGGTCGAGCAGCGTGACGCAAGCGCTGAGGCGAATCCGTACATGGTCGTCGCAGGACAGCTCGCCGCGGGGCTGCGAGGCATCGAAGAGGAGCTGGATCCCGGCCCGCGCAACGACGGTGACGCCTATGCCGAAGCCGAAGCCGATGCGCTCCCGACCTCGATCCCTGAAGCCGTCGAAGCACTTCGCGGATCCGAATTCGCCGCCGAGGTGTTCGATGCCCAGTTGCTTGAGGTCGTGATCCAGATGGCCGAGCGCGAGGAGGGGTTCCTGCGTGCGAATGTCACCGATTTCGAACGGGACCGATACCTGGAGGTGTATTGA
- a CDS encoding EutN/CcmL family microcompartment protein, with product MRIARVVGTATGSVKDPPLTGHKLLIVEPVDAKGKTVGPHEVVTDAAVGAGVGDWVLIATGSAARQPGSTTGVATDASVVIILEELKIGNETTYYSGLA from the coding sequence ATGCGCATTGCTCGAGTGGTTGGCACGGCAACGGGGTCGGTGAAGGATCCACCGCTGACCGGCCACAAGCTCCTCATCGTCGAACCCGTTGACGCAAAGGGGAAGACCGTCGGGCCCCACGAGGTCGTCACGGATGCCGCGGTGGGTGCCGGTGTTGGTGACTGGGTGCTGATCGCAACCGGATCGGCTGCTCGGCAGCCCGGTTCCACGACGGGTGTGGCGACGGATGCGTCGGTTGTGATCATCCTCGAGGAGCTCAAGATCGGGAACGAGACGACCTACTACAGCGGTTTGGCGTGA
- a CDS encoding BMC domain-containing protein, whose amino-acid sequence MADQSKLALGMVETKGMAAATEAADAMLKAANVQLTSYIQVGGGLVSVFIRGEVGAVKAATDAGAVAASKIGEVLSVHVIARPHDELPGTMSFITSS is encoded by the coding sequence ATGGCAGATCAGTCGAAGTTGGCATTGGGCATGGTTGAGACGAAGGGCATGGCAGCGGCAACCGAGGCTGCCGATGCGATGCTCAAAGCCGCCAATGTCCAGCTCACCAGCTATATCCAGGTTGGCGGCGGCCTCGTGTCGGTGTTCATTCGGGGTGAGGTCGGTGCGGTCAAGGCGGCCACCGATGCAGGTGCTGTTGCTGCGAGCAAGATCGGTGAGGTGCTTTCGGTCCATGTGATCGCCCGTCCCCACGATGAGCTGCCCGGCACGATGTCGTTCATCACGAGCTCGTAG
- a CDS encoding aldehyde dehydrogenase family protein, giving the protein MDADLRSIAQARDCVERASIAFDQFRGASQEDIDRIVETMSRAAAREAGRLGSLAVEETGHGNAADKRMKNLFNALSVAEWLRHVRTVGVLWKDERTKVMAVAEPMGVVAALIPVTNPTATVIFKVLSAVKAGNAIVCAPHPRGVRSGVETTAVLAAAADEAGAPPNLIQCLSEVTLDGTSELMRHRRTSVVMATGGSDMVRAAYSCGKPTLAVGPGNVPVFVDASKRHDLEEVADQILTSKAFDYGTACVAEQAVVAHREIARPLRDAISTKGGYFCTPSEAQALAAVMFEPNGRQVPNHVAQPASRLAEMAGFDVPPRTRVLVAEASEIGRQVPLSREKLNPVLAYYEAGSHDDAYRLCEAVLAFGGIGHSAAVHTNDARVKAQFSMLPVGRLLINTPCALGGMGYSTDLEPSFMLGTGTWSGSIVSDNVTALHLINIKRIAEETRPWRSFSEIERKAP; this is encoded by the coding sequence GTGGACGCCGACCTCCGTAGTATCGCCCAGGCTCGGGACTGCGTCGAGCGCGCAAGCATTGCGTTCGACCAGTTCCGCGGTGCCTCCCAAGAGGACATCGATCGCATCGTCGAGACGATGTCGCGCGCGGCGGCTCGGGAGGCGGGACGGCTGGGATCCCTCGCCGTGGAGGAGACCGGACACGGCAACGCCGCCGACAAGCGCATGAAGAACCTCTTCAACGCCCTGTCGGTGGCTGAATGGCTCCGCCATGTGCGCACGGTTGGCGTCCTGTGGAAGGACGAACGAACCAAGGTGATGGCCGTTGCGGAGCCGATGGGGGTCGTTGCGGCGCTCATTCCGGTCACGAACCCGACCGCGACGGTGATCTTCAAGGTGTTGAGTGCCGTCAAGGCCGGCAATGCCATCGTCTGTGCCCCGCATCCGCGTGGTGTGCGTTCCGGAGTCGAGACCACTGCGGTTCTCGCGGCTGCCGCCGACGAAGCCGGTGCCCCACCGAACCTGATCCAGTGTCTCTCCGAGGTCACCCTCGACGGCACCTCGGAGCTGATGCGCCACCGTCGGACCTCGGTCGTGATGGCGACCGGAGGCTCGGACATGGTGAGGGCGGCGTATTCGTGTGGCAAGCCGACGCTTGCGGTCGGACCCGGCAATGTCCCTGTGTTCGTCGATGCATCCAAGCGGCACGACCTTGAGGAGGTAGCCGACCAGATCCTCACCTCGAAGGCCTTCGACTACGGCACGGCATGTGTCGCCGAACAGGCGGTCGTTGCCCACCGGGAGATCGCGCGACCGTTGCGCGATGCGATCAGCACGAAAGGCGGATACTTCTGCACGCCATCGGAAGCGCAGGCCCTCGCGGCGGTCATGTTCGAACCGAACGGTCGCCAAGTCCCGAACCATGTTGCACAACCTGCGTCGAGGCTCGCCGAGATGGCAGGGTTTGATGTGCCGCCACGGACGAGGGTGCTCGTGGCAGAAGCATCCGAGATCGGGCGGCAGGTTCCGCTGTCGCGCGAGAAGCTCAACCCGGTGCTCGCGTACTACGAGGCGGGCTCGCACGATGACGCCTATCGACTGTGCGAGGCGGTCCTCGCGTTCGGCGGTATCGGCCACAGTGCGGCGGTCCACACCAACGACGCGCGGGTCAAGGCCCAGTTCTCGATGCTGCCGGTGGGCCGACTGCTGATCAACACGCCGTGTGCGCTCGGTGGCATGGGCTATTCGACCGATCTCGAGCCCAGCTTCATGCTCGGAACGGGGACCTGGTCGGGTTCGATCGTCTCGGACAATGTCACAGCGCTCCACCTGATCAACATCAAACGCATTGCCGAAGAGACACGGCCGTGGCGAAGCTTCAGTGAAATCGAAAGGAAAGCACCATGA
- a CDS encoding BMC domain-containing protein, translating to MTRSKTDIRALIQIDRLQPRFAAYSAATVRGSIPLEGDTLLVGEIAPGNEVFQVVDIALKAAEIESVSQIVEREFGFFMLRSPVNTAISIARDAILDHLGAQLSDRMKPRIESTQRITAVEPHQAKLLNIWRQGSLVIPGSTLGMVECSPAAYITVAANEAEKAASVDIVEVRALGRFGRFFMSGSEDSVSAALDAAVAAVEGMDGRS from the coding sequence ATGACAAGGTCCAAGACCGACATCCGGGCCCTCATCCAGATCGACCGGTTGCAGCCGCGGTTTGCCGCGTACAGCGCCGCAACCGTGAGGGGCTCGATTCCCCTTGAGGGAGACACCTTGCTCGTTGGTGAGATCGCCCCCGGCAACGAGGTGTTCCAGGTGGTCGACATCGCCTTGAAGGCCGCCGAGATCGAGTCGGTCTCCCAGATCGTCGAACGCGAATTCGGATTCTTCATGTTGCGGTCGCCGGTGAACACGGCGATCTCGATCGCCCGCGACGCGATTCTGGATCATCTCGGTGCGCAGCTGTCGGATCGCATGAAGCCCCGGATCGAGAGCACGCAGCGGATCACCGCCGTGGAGCCGCATCAGGCCAAGCTTCTCAACATCTGGCGGCAGGGGTCACTTGTGATCCCCGGAAGCACGCTCGGCATGGTCGAGTGCTCTCCTGCCGCGTATATCACGGTCGCGGCGAACGAGGCCGAGAAGGCAGCGAGTGTCGACATCGTCGAGGTCAGGGCGCTGGGGCGCTTCGGAAGGTTCTTCATGTCGGGGTCCGAGGACAGCGTCAGCGCAGCGCTCGATGCCGCCGTTGCAGCGGTGGAAGGGATGGACGGTCGTTCATGA